The Collimonas fungivorans Ter331 genome has a segment encoding these proteins:
- a CDS encoding efflux RND transporter periplasmic adaptor subunit codes for MNSVSSISRLTRITLAIALLSAVAACGKKPEAQAQPPAGVSFITIAPERLALTTELPGRLEATRIAQIGARAAGIVLKRNFREGSDVKAGQTLYQIDPAPLQAAYDSAQATLAKAEANLTTATLKAQRYKPLVDVNAVSKQDYDDTVATQKQAAADVASAKAARQTASLNLGYATVTSPISGRIGKALVTEGALVGQGEVTQLAVVQQIDPIYVNLTQSSTDILKLQQAMKSGQLESAGPGQAKVTLVTEDGRTYPQSGKLLFSDLTVDANTGSVTLRAEFPNPDRNLLPGMYVRAKLEQAVNASALTVPQQAVQRDLNGSSVFVIGADNKVAVRSVTADVAQGDKWIVTEGLKAGDKVIVDGLQKVKPGAPVNPSPWKPNAAPAATAAPAAAGASASAAAASAATSTAK; via the coding sequence ATGAATTCAGTTAGCTCTATCAGTCGTCTCACGCGTATCACCCTGGCTATCGCGCTCCTGTCCGCAGTTGCCGCCTGCGGCAAGAAGCCGGAAGCCCAAGCGCAGCCGCCAGCCGGTGTTTCCTTCATCACTATCGCCCCGGAGCGCCTGGCCCTCACCACGGAATTGCCAGGTCGGCTGGAAGCTACCCGTATCGCCCAGATCGGCGCCCGGGCAGCCGGCATCGTGCTCAAGCGGAATTTCCGTGAAGGCAGCGACGTAAAAGCTGGCCAAACCTTGTACCAGATCGACCCGGCGCCGCTGCAAGCCGCTTACGACAGTGCGCAAGCAACCTTGGCCAAGGCTGAAGCAAACCTGACTACAGCGACCCTGAAAGCACAGCGCTACAAGCCGCTGGTGGACGTCAATGCGGTCAGCAAGCAGGATTACGACGACACCGTCGCCACCCAGAAGCAAGCGGCGGCAGATGTGGCATCCGCCAAGGCCGCGCGCCAGACCGCTAGCCTCAATCTCGGCTACGCCACCGTAACCTCGCCGATTTCCGGCCGCATCGGCAAGGCGCTGGTGACCGAGGGCGCGCTGGTCGGACAGGGCGAAGTAACGCAACTGGCAGTAGTGCAGCAGATCGATCCGATCTACGTCAACCTGACCCAGTCCAGCACCGACATCCTCAAATTGCAGCAGGCGATGAAGAGCGGCCAGCTGGAAAGCGCCGGCCCGGGCCAGGCCAAGGTCACCCTGGTGACTGAAGACGGCCGCACCTATCCGCAAAGCGGCAAGCTGTTGTTTTCCGACTTGACGGTCGATGCCAACACCGGTTCGGTCACCCTGCGCGCTGAATTCCCTAATCCGGATCGCAACTTGCTGCCTGGCATGTATGTGCGCGCCAAACTCGAACAGGCAGTCAATGCTTCCGCCCTGACCGTGCCGCAACAGGCGGTCCAGCGCGACCTCAACGGCTCTTCGGTGTTCGTGATCGGCGCTGACAATAAAGTGGCCGTACGATCGGTGACCGCCGACGTCGCACAAGGCGATAAATGGATCGTCACAGAAGGCCTGAAAGCCGGCGACAAGGTAATCGTTGATGGCTTGCAAAAGGTAAAACCAGGCGCGCCGGTCAATCCGTCGCCATGGAAGCCTAATGCTGCCCCGGCAGCTACAGCCGCACCTGCTGCAGCCGGCGCCAGCGCCAGTGCCGCAGCTGCGTCAGCTGCCACATCTACCGCTAAATAA
- a CDS encoding TetR family transcriptional regulator: MARSTKEEALETRSRILDAAAEVFHQHGVARTTLADVASAADVTRGAIYWHFKNKSDLFDAMCERVRLPMEAMIERTADENAHDPLNQFRNRCLFTLQEATLNPESRKIFEIVLHKCELVDPEDPIYIRQHECFLQGRTDIERLLRFAIAKGQLPRELDPILAAVMVQGLLFGILHNWTFSPQSFDLAENVSKVVDNCIHMFKTSPFILKNNV; this comes from the coding sequence ATGGCTAGAAGTACAAAAGAAGAAGCACTGGAAACGCGGAGCCGCATCCTTGATGCGGCAGCGGAGGTGTTTCACCAGCACGGCGTGGCGCGCACCACGCTGGCCGACGTCGCCAGCGCCGCTGACGTGACGCGCGGAGCTATCTATTGGCACTTCAAGAACAAGAGCGACTTGTTCGATGCAATGTGCGAGCGGGTGCGCCTGCCGATGGAGGCGATGATAGAAAGAACCGCCGACGAAAATGCGCATGATCCTTTGAACCAGTTCCGCAACAGATGTTTGTTTACCCTGCAGGAGGCGACGCTGAATCCGGAGTCGCGCAAGATTTTTGAAATCGTCCTGCATAAATGTGAGCTGGTCGATCCGGAAGACCCGATCTATATCCGCCAGCACGAATGTTTTTTGCAAGGCCGCACCGATATAGAACGCTTGTTGCGATTTGCGATTGCGAAAGGGCAGTTGCCGCGCGAGCTCGATCCTATACTGGCTGCGGTCATGGTGCAAGGCTTGCTGTTCGGCATCCTGCACAACTGGACCTTCAGTCCGCAGAGTTTTGATCTGGCGGAAAACGTTTCGAAAGTGGTCGACAACTGCATCCACATGTTCAAGACTTCGCCGTTCATCCTGAAAAACAATGTGTAG
- a CDS encoding TolC family outer membrane protein, which yields MRNTLMASLIASVLLTMAVNAHAVDLVQTYQQALANDPVYTSARYALSASNEASVQGRAALLPVVGFGGNYSRAGESWKTITNNYSLQLTQPLFRPAYWQQYQESKLSVAAGEVKFAQAEQDLMLRVSQAYFDTLTAQDVLATLQAQKSAIAEQLASAKRNFEVGTATITDSNEAQASYDLVIAQEIAAGNNLEVARNVLQQIIGKPPAPLATLRAGVQLSAPQPAAIENWVSSAEQQNFGVVGQEIALNSAKYEIKRNRAGHLPTVDLVASRAHSDVSGSPIPFYNISQTGNSIGVQWTIPLYAGGAVNSGVRQAVALEDKARSDLESARRNAALNARQAYLGVNSGLAQIKAYEAAEISSQSSLDSNRLGYQVGVRINIDVLNAQQQLYSTRRDLAKARYDTLMNSLKLKSAVGALKEEDLQQINALLTPAAY from the coding sequence ATGCGCAATACCCTGATGGCCTCGTTGATCGCAAGCGTATTGCTGACTATGGCTGTGAATGCGCATGCAGTCGACCTGGTCCAGACCTATCAGCAAGCGCTGGCCAACGATCCGGTATACACCAGCGCACGTTATGCGCTCAGCGCCAGCAACGAAGCCAGCGTCCAGGGACGCGCCGCCCTGCTGCCGGTAGTCGGCTTCGGCGGCAACTACAGCCGTGCCGGGGAATCCTGGAAAACCATCACCAACAATTACAGCCTGCAGCTGACCCAGCCGCTGTTCCGCCCGGCGTACTGGCAGCAGTACCAGGAAAGCAAGCTGTCGGTCGCCGCCGGCGAGGTCAAGTTTGCCCAGGCTGAACAAGACCTGATGCTGCGCGTCAGCCAGGCTTATTTCGACACGCTGACGGCGCAAGACGTGCTGGCGACGCTGCAAGCTCAGAAAAGCGCGATTGCCGAGCAGCTGGCTTCGGCCAAGCGCAATTTCGAAGTCGGCACCGCCACCATCACCGACAGCAACGAGGCGCAGGCCAGCTACGACCTGGTGATCGCGCAGGAAATCGCCGCCGGCAATAACCTCGAAGTCGCTCGCAATGTGCTGCAGCAGATTATCGGCAAGCCCCCGGCGCCGCTGGCGACTCTGCGCGCCGGCGTCCAGCTGAGCGCGCCGCAGCCGGCTGCGATCGAGAACTGGGTCAGCAGCGCCGAACAGCAGAATTTCGGCGTGGTGGGCCAGGAGATTGCGCTCAATAGCGCAAAATACGAGATCAAGAGGAACCGCGCCGGCCATCTGCCGACGGTCGACCTGGTAGCCAGCCGCGCGCATTCGGATGTCAGCGGCAGCCCTATTCCTTTTTATAATATTTCGCAGACGGGCAACTCGATCGGCGTGCAATGGACGATCCCGCTATACGCCGGCGGCGCCGTCAACAGCGGCGTGCGGCAGGCGGTGGCATTGGAAGACAAGGCACGCTCCGACCTGGAGAGCGCGCGCAGGAATGCAGCGCTGAATGCGCGCCAGGCGTATCTGGGGGTCAACAGCGGCCTGGCCCAGATCAAGGCGTATGAAGCGGCGGAGATTTCCAGCCAGTCGTCGCTGGACTCGAACCGGCTCGGTTATCAGGTTGGCGTGCGCATCAATATCGATGTGCTGAACGCGCAGCAGCAGCTGTACTCGACCCGCAGGGATTTGGCCAAGGCGCGTTACGATACGCTGATGAATAGCCTGAAGCTGAAGTCAGCGGTAGGCGCCCTGAAGGAAGAAGACCTGCAGCAAATCAATGCCTTGCTGACGCCGGCAGCGTATTAA
- a CDS encoding rhodanese-like domain-containing protein: protein MQHLTASELASWIADPQRPTPLLLDVREPWEYETCHIAAAQLMPMQTVPARLNDLEEDQAIVCICHHGARSMQVAAFLERQGFSAVSNLTGGVHAWAQQVDPAMPTY from the coding sequence ATGCAACATCTCACCGCCTCAGAACTGGCCTCCTGGATCGCCGATCCGCAGCGTCCGACGCCGTTGCTGCTGGACGTGCGCGAACCGTGGGAATACGAGACCTGCCACATCGCCGCCGCTCAGCTGATGCCGATGCAAACGGTGCCGGCCCGCCTGAATGACCTGGAAGAGGACCAGGCGATCGTCTGCATCTGCCACCATGGCGCGCGCAGCATGCAGGTCGCCGCGTTTCTCGAGCGTCAAGGATTCTCCGCGGTCAGCAACCTGACCGGCGGCGTCCACGCCTGGGCGCAGCAGGTGGATCCGGCCATGCCGACCTACTAG
- a CDS encoding protein-L-isoaspartate O-methyltransferase family protein — protein MNIEQARFNMIEQQIRPWNVLELDVLELLTVVRREEFVPAAYKSLAFSDTEIPLPGPNGESMLAPKVEARLLQQAAVKKHEQVLEIGAGSGYMAALLCYKARHVTTVEIDPELKALAEKNLAAYGITNVEVVLGNGAQGWDQGASKTYDVIVISGSLSTLPDAFLKQLNVGGRIVAILGEAPVMSAQIITRTSDSNYSTVHLFETNVKPLREAAVHSQFKF, from the coding sequence ATGAATATCGAACAAGCCCGCTTCAACATGATCGAACAGCAAATTCGCCCTTGGAACGTGCTGGAACTGGACGTGCTGGAATTGCTGACGGTAGTACGGCGCGAGGAATTCGTCCCTGCCGCTTACAAGAGCCTGGCGTTTTCCGATACCGAAATCCCGCTGCCTGGCCCGAACGGCGAAAGCATGCTGGCGCCCAAGGTCGAAGCGCGCCTGCTGCAGCAAGCTGCCGTGAAAAAACATGAGCAGGTGCTGGAAATCGGCGCCGGTTCCGGCTACATGGCGGCTTTGTTGTGCTACAAGGCAAGGCATGTGACAACGGTAGAAATCGATCCCGAGCTGAAAGCGCTGGCCGAAAAGAATCTGGCGGCCTACGGCATCACCAATGTCGAGGTAGTGCTTGGCAACGGCGCCCAGGGCTGGGACCAAGGCGCAAGCAAGACCTACGACGTGATCGTGATTTCCGGCTCGCTGTCGACGCTGCCTGACGCCTTCCTCAAGCAGCTCAATGTCGGCGGCCGGATTGTCGCCATCCTGGGTGAAGCGCCGGTGATGTCGGCGCAGATCATTACCCGTACTTCGGACAGCAACTACAGCACGGTCCACCTGTTTGAAACCAACGTCAAACCGCTGCGCGAAGCTGCCGTTCACTCCCAATTCAAATTCTAA
- a CDS encoding TetR/AcrR family transcriptional regulator, with protein MNCPFSSKPRWARRKEARPQELLAAALDLFVERGFAATRLGDVAALAGVSKGTLYLYFESKEDLFKAVVRENILPALAEAEDIIDGYQGPSADLFREILLGWWEQIGATKLSGITKLLMAESGNFPELAAFHREEVSERSEAMIVRLLQRGIERGEFRAIDVRQTANVLIAPVIMLMMWQQPLNPCHVEPVDAGSYLDSFIDLCLHGLLSKA; from the coding sequence ATGAACTGCCCTTTCAGCTCCAAACCCCGCTGGGCAAGACGCAAGGAAGCGCGCCCGCAGGAACTGCTGGCGGCTGCGCTGGACCTGTTCGTCGAACGCGGATTTGCCGCCACCAGGCTGGGCGACGTCGCAGCCCTGGCCGGCGTCTCCAAGGGCACCTTGTACCTGTATTTCGAGAGCAAGGAAGATTTGTTCAAGGCGGTGGTGCGCGAAAACATACTGCCGGCGCTGGCTGAAGCGGAAGATATCATCGACGGCTACCAGGGCCCTAGCGCCGACCTGTTCCGCGAAATCCTGCTGGGCTGGTGGGAGCAGATCGGCGCCACCAAGCTGTCCGGCATCACCAAGCTGCTGATGGCCGAGTCGGGCAATTTCCCGGAGCTGGCGGCCTTTCATCGCGAAGAAGTCAGCGAACGCAGCGAAGCCATGATCGTGCGCCTGCTGCAGCGTGGCATAGAGCGCGGCGAGTTTCGCGCGATCGACGTGCGGCAGACCGCCAACGTGCTGATCGCGCCGGTGATCATGCTGATGATGTGGCAACAGCCGCTCAACCCCTGCCATGTGGAGCCGGTGGATGCCGGCAGTTACCTGGACAGTTTTATCGATCTTTGCCTGCACGGCCTGCTCAGCAAAGCGTAG
- a CDS encoding YkgJ family cysteine cluster protein, with protein MSAQGVACRPDCGACCTAPSISSPIPGMPDGKPAGVRCIQLDQANLCRIFGSPDRPAVCASLQPAPDMCGNSRAHAMHYLATLERLTAM; from the coding sequence ATGAGCGCGCAGGGCGTCGCTTGCCGCCCGGATTGCGGCGCCTGCTGCACGGCGCCGTCGATCTCGTCGCCTATCCCTGGCATGCCTGACGGTAAGCCGGCGGGTGTGCGCTGCATCCAGCTGGACCAGGCCAACCTCTGCCGGATTTTCGGCAGTCCCGACCGTCCCGCGGTATGCGCCAGCCTGCAGCCGGCGCCGGACATGTGCGGCAATTCCCGCGCACATGCCATGCATTATCTGGCGACGCTGGAACGATTGACTGCCATGTAA
- a CDS encoding DUF1439 domain-containing protein, whose translation MQMKNYVPVTKTPVLLVLLATLLLSSCAALIGPRDVEFPLTKLQQSVDKRLPFSQRYLGLFEITANKAQLSLPPEQNRLAMTTDVILTMPLLGKSWSGKMAISGVLFLDNPHNAVTLQEPKLDSLVLDGLDNTYAAQVTQIGNLLTHQLLTNLPLYTFKPEDLRYAGVAFMPTKIGTRAENLVVTFEPVK comes from the coding sequence ATGCAAATGAAAAATTACGTGCCTGTTACGAAAACGCCGGTGCTGCTGGTTTTGCTGGCGACGCTGCTGCTATCTTCCTGTGCGGCCCTGATCGGACCGCGCGATGTTGAATTCCCATTGACCAAGCTGCAGCAATCGGTAGACAAGCGCTTGCCGTTTTCCCAGCGTTATCTGGGCCTGTTTGAAATAACTGCGAACAAGGCTCAGCTCAGTTTGCCTCCTGAACAGAACCGCCTGGCCATGACAACCGACGTGATCCTGACCATGCCGCTGCTGGGCAAGTCGTGGAGCGGCAAGATGGCGATCTCGGGCGTGCTGTTCCTGGACAATCCGCATAACGCGGTGACCTTGCAGGAGCCGAAGCTGGACAGCCTGGTGCTTGACGGGCTGGATAACACCTACGCTGCGCAAGTCACGCAGATCGGCAATCTGCTGACGCATCAGCTGCTGACCAACCTGCCGCTGTATACCTTCAAACCTGAAGACCTGCGTTATGCCGGCGTCGCTTTCATGCCGACAAAAATCGGCACCCGGGCGGAAAATCTGGTGGTCACGTTTGAACCGGTAAAATAG
- a CDS encoding undecaprenyl-diphosphate phosphatase has protein sequence MDIILALKVLIMGLVEGFTEFLPISSTGHLILAGSLLDFTADITREKAEVFEIAIQAGAIFAVCWEYRARIGAVLRGLTSDPKARKLVVNLVIAFVPAALLGLFFSKMIKEKLFAPLPVAIALIVGGFIILWVERRNKGGDRVARVESVDDMSALDALKIGIAQAFALIPGTSRSGATIIGGMMFGLSRKAATEFSFFLAIPTLFAATIYSLYKDRALLSAADIPLFSIGTIAAFVSAFLCVRWLLRYISSHDFTAFAWYRIVFGLVVIVTGYTGWVNWTH, from the coding sequence ATGGATATTATTCTCGCGTTAAAAGTGCTCATCATGGGCCTGGTCGAGGGATTCACCGAATTCCTGCCTATCTCGTCAACCGGCCACCTGATCCTGGCCGGCAGCTTGCTGGATTTCACCGCTGACATCACGCGGGAAAAAGCGGAAGTGTTCGAGATTGCCATCCAGGCCGGCGCGATTTTCGCAGTGTGCTGGGAATACCGGGCCCGCATCGGCGCGGTGTTGCGCGGCCTGACCAGCGATCCCAAGGCTCGCAAGCTGGTTGTCAACCTGGTCATCGCCTTTGTGCCGGCTGCGCTGCTGGGACTTTTTTTCAGCAAGATGATCAAGGAAAAACTGTTTGCACCGTTGCCGGTGGCGATCGCGCTGATCGTCGGCGGTTTCATCATCCTCTGGGTCGAGCGCCGCAACAAGGGCGGCGACCGTGTCGCCCGGGTCGAGTCGGTGGACGACATGAGTGCGCTCGACGCCCTGAAGATCGGCATTGCCCAGGCGTTTGCGCTGATTCCCGGCACCAGCCGTTCGGGCGCCACGATCATCGGCGGCATGATGTTTGGCCTGTCGCGCAAGGCGGCTACCGAGTTTTCGTTTTTCCTGGCGATTCCCACCTTGTTTGCCGCCACCATCTATTCGCTGTACAAGGACCGCGCGCTGCTGTCGGCCGCCGACATCCCGCTGTTTTCGATCGGCACCATCGCCGCCTTCGTGTCAGCGTTCCTGTGCGTGCGCTGGTTGCTGCGTTATATCAGCAGTCATGATTTCACTGCATTTGCCTGGTACCGGATCGTGTTCGGCCTGGTGGTGATCGTGACCGGCTACACCGGCTGGGTCAACTGGACGCATTGA
- a CDS encoding undecaprenyl-diphosphate phosphatase yields MAGVCSAGTDIGFASLDYVQVAILGVIQGISELLPISSTAHMRIVPAILGWHDPGSAFSAAMQLAALAAVVSYFWRDVREVTVGSINAVRERNFSSPSFRLGMAIILATIPIGIAGLALAPVLNACGSPLRSLSVIGYACIAMGVLLAIAELSCRHRRTVGEMRLRDALIVGLAQVGALIPGVSRSGSTLTAALFLNFKREEAARFSFLLGLPAIALAGLKELLVLFHLHMPLETWMLLIFGLVVASVSAFGAIWGLMKFLEKFSTWPFIVYRIALGIFLLVAVHNGFLS; encoded by the coding sequence GTGGCAGGTGTATGTTCCGCTGGTACCGATATCGGGTTTGCATCGCTGGATTACGTGCAGGTCGCGATCCTTGGCGTAATTCAGGGCATCTCTGAGCTATTGCCGATTTCTTCCACTGCGCACATGCGCATCGTCCCGGCCATACTGGGCTGGCACGATCCCGGCTCGGCGTTTTCGGCGGCGATGCAGCTGGCGGCGCTGGCGGCCGTGGTCAGCTACTTCTGGCGCGATGTGCGCGAGGTGACCGTCGGCAGCATCAACGCGGTACGCGAGCGCAATTTCAGCAGCCCGTCATTCCGCCTAGGGATGGCGATCATCCTGGCGACGATTCCGATCGGGATCGCCGGGCTGGCGCTGGCGCCGGTGCTGAACGCCTGCGGCTCGCCGCTGCGCAGCCTGAGCGTGATCGGCTATGCCTGCATCGCCATGGGAGTGTTGCTGGCGATTGCCGAATTGAGTTGCCGCCATCGCCGCACGGTCGGCGAGATGCGCTTGCGTGACGCGTTGATAGTCGGCCTGGCGCAGGTAGGGGCGCTGATTCCGGGCGTGTCGCGTTCCGGTTCGACCCTGACTGCCGCCTTGTTCCTCAACTTCAAGCGTGAAGAAGCGGCGCGCTTCTCTTTCCTGCTCGGCTTGCCGGCGATCGCCTTGGCCGGCTTGAAAGAGCTGCTGGTGCTGTTCCATCTGCATATGCCGCTGGAGACCTGGATGCTGCTGATTTTCGGCCTGGTGGTCGCCAGCGTGTCGGCGTTCGGCGCGATCTGGGGATTGATGAAGTTCCTGGAGAAATTCTCCACCTGGCCGTTTATCGTGTATCGCATCGCCTTGGGGATTTTCCTTCTGGTGGCTGTGCACAACGGGTTCCTTAGCTAA
- the recQ gene encoding DNA helicase RecQ, translating into MSHSPHPDVSAGSDPQALHILQTVFGYPSFRGQQAEIVSHVANGGDALVLMPTGGGKSLCYQIPALLRDGVGVVVSPLIALMQDQVDALAEVGVRAAFLNSTQTYEEASQIERRVRSGDLDLVYVAPERLLTPRCLDLLESSKIALFAIDEAHCVSQWGHDFRPEYIKLSILHERFPQVPRIALTATADQQTREEIALRLQLEQGARFVSSFDRPNIRYQIVEKANGRKQLLDFIQSEHAGDAGIVYCLSRKKVEETAEFLEQQGIQALPYHAGMDYAQRTRNQGRFLREDGIVMVATIAFGMGIDKPDVRFVAHLDLPKSIEGYYQETGRAGRDGGPANAWMAYGLQDVVQQRRMIDESEAGEVFKRVLGVKLDAMLGLCETLHCRRVRLLDYFGQGSERCGNCDTCMSPPVSFDATVVVQKLLSTIYRVDQRFGAMHVMDVLRGIDSDKIKQWRHDQLSTFGIGSDRSEAEWRAILRQSIALGLITVDHEAYSALKLTDAARPVLRGEQPVQLRQYQKPVKQKRSGSKPKGYVETDLSTLEQAIFEKLRWWRVETARKHNVPAYVIFHDATMREIAKAQPASLGDLRGVSGVGEKKLETYGAEIVELIAEFT; encoded by the coding sequence ATGTCACACTCGCCACATCCAGACGTATCCGCCGGTTCCGACCCGCAAGCACTCCACATACTGCAAACGGTATTCGGTTATCCCTCTTTCCGTGGCCAGCAGGCTGAGATTGTCAGCCACGTAGCCAACGGCGGCGATGCGCTGGTATTGATGCCGACCGGCGGCGGCAAATCGCTGTGCTACCAGATCCCGGCCTTGCTGCGGGATGGCGTCGGCGTGGTGGTGTCGCCGCTGATCGCGCTGATGCAGGACCAGGTCGATGCGCTGGCCGAAGTCGGCGTGCGCGCTGCCTTCCTGAATTCAACGCAGACCTACGAAGAAGCGTCGCAGATCGAACGCCGCGTGCGCAGCGGCGATCTCGACCTGGTGTATGTGGCGCCGGAGCGCCTGCTGACGCCGCGTTGCCTGGACTTGCTGGAATCGTCCAAGATCGCCCTGTTCGCGATCGACGAGGCGCACTGCGTTTCACAATGGGGCCATGATTTCCGGCCCGAATACATCAAGCTGTCGATCTTGCACGAGCGTTTCCCGCAAGTGCCGCGGATTGCGCTGACGGCGACCGCCGACCAGCAGACCCGCGAGGAAATCGCGCTGCGTCTGCAGCTGGAGCAGGGCGCGCGTTTCGTTTCCTCTTTTGACCGCCCCAATATCCGCTACCAGATTGTCGAGAAGGCCAACGGTCGCAAGCAGCTGCTCGACTTCATCCAGAGCGAGCACGCGGGCGACGCCGGCATCGTGTATTGCTTGTCGCGCAAGAAGGTTGAAGAGACCGCCGAATTCCTGGAGCAGCAGGGGATCCAGGCCTTGCCTTACCACGCCGGCATGGACTATGCGCAGCGGACCAGGAACCAGGGCCGTTTCCTGCGCGAAGACGGCATCGTGATGGTGGCTACCATCGCTTTCGGCATGGGAATCGACAAGCCGGACGTGCGTTTTGTCGCCCACTTGGACCTGCCGAAAAGCATAGAGGGCTATTACCAGGAAACCGGCCGTGCAGGCCGCGACGGCGGGCCCGCCAATGCCTGGATGGCGTATGGCTTGCAGGACGTGGTGCAGCAGCGACGCATGATCGACGAATCGGAAGCCGGCGAAGTCTTCAAGCGGGTGCTGGGCGTCAAGCTCGATGCGATGCTCGGCCTGTGCGAAACCTTGCATTGCCGGCGTGTGCGTTTGCTGGACTATTTCGGCCAGGGTTCGGAGCGTTGCGGCAATTGCGATACCTGCATGAGCCCGCCGGTGTCGTTCGACGCCACGGTGGTGGTGCAAAAGCTGCTATCGACGATCTACCGGGTCGACCAGCGTTTCGGCGCGATGCATGTGATGGATGTCCTGCGCGGCATCGATTCCGACAAGATCAAGCAATGGCGCCACGATCAGCTTTCCACCTTTGGCATCGGCAGCGATCGCAGCGAAGCGGAATGGCGGGCCATCTTGCGGCAGTCGATTGCGTTGGGCTTGATCACGGTCGACCATGAAGCGTACAGCGCGCTCAAGCTGACCGACGCCGCACGCCCGGTGCTGCGCGGCGAACAGCCGGTGCAGTTGCGGCAGTACCAGAAACCGGTCAAGCAGAAACGCAGCGGCAGCAAGCCCAAGGGTTATGTCGAAACCGACCTGTCGACGCTGGAGCAGGCGATTTTCGAGAAGCTGCGCTGGTGGCGGGTCGAGACTGCGCGCAAGCACAACGTACCGGCTTACGTCATCTTCCACGACGCCACCATGCGCGAAATCGCCAAGGCGCAACCGGCGTCACTGGGCGATCTACGCGGCGTCAGCGGCGTTGGCGAGAAGAAGCTGGAGACCTACGGCGCTGAAATTGTCGAGCTGATTGCCGAATTCACCTGA
- a CDS encoding FAD-dependent oxidoreductase has translation MKPIIIIGAGMAAYSLAREVRKLDKTAALLVITADDGGFYSKPMLSNAFAQKKLAAQLISQSAVQMAEQIGASIMTKTRVKGIDTAAKVVDTSSGAFEYAQLVIAVGAQPIRLNIAGDAADRVLSVNHIEDYATFRAKLLPDQQATARVAILGAGLIGCEFADDLAAHGHTVTLIDPNSLPLAALAAPALSQGLQAALTARGIGLQLGTAAASIDRADGAIKLTLSNGETVIADVVLSAVGLRPDLALAQAAKLATGRGIMIDSHGRTSAPDVYALGDCAEYRVDSEGRTSPLPYIAPILTAARAIAKTLTGEDTAIDLKHSPVIVKTPSYPLALVPPPSHAVAAGRWETEVDGATTVCRFFDAQGVMVGFGVAPQEAKIRQALMAALGTTA, from the coding sequence ATGAAACCCATCATCATCATCGGCGCCGGCATGGCTGCATATTCTCTGGCGCGCGAGGTGCGCAAGCTGGACAAGACAGCTGCGCTGCTGGTCATTACTGCCGACGATGGCGGCTTCTATTCCAAGCCGATGCTGTCCAATGCTTTCGCGCAAAAGAAACTGGCGGCGCAGCTGATCTCGCAAAGCGCGGTGCAGATGGCGGAACAGATCGGCGCCAGCATCATGACCAAGACCCGGGTCAAGGGCATCGACACCGCGGCCAAGGTGGTCGACACCAGCAGCGGCGCTTTCGAATATGCGCAGCTGGTGATTGCCGTCGGCGCCCAGCCTATCCGCCTGAACATCGCCGGCGACGCCGCCGACCGTGTGCTGTCGGTCAATCACATCGAAGACTACGCCACCTTCCGCGCCAAGCTGCTGCCGGATCAACAGGCAACGGCGCGGGTAGCAATCCTGGGCGCCGGCCTGATCGGTTGCGAGTTTGCCGACGACCTGGCGGCGCATGGCCACACGGTGACGCTGATCGATCCCAATTCCCTGCCTTTGGCAGCGCTGGCGGCGCCGGCTTTGTCGCAAGGCTTGCAGGCAGCGCTGACTGCTCGCGGCATCGGCCTCCAGCTCGGAACCGCCGCCGCCAGCATCGATCGTGCCGACGGCGCAATCAAGCTCACCTTGTCGAACGGCGAAACAGTGATCGCCGATGTGGTCCTGTCCGCGGTCGGCCTGCGTCCTGACCTGGCGCTGGCGCAGGCAGCCAAATTGGCTACCGGCCGCGGCATCATGATTGACAGCCATGGCCGCACCAGCGCTCCAGATGTCTATGCGCTGGGCGACTGCGCCGAGTACCGCGTCGACAGCGAAGGCCGCACCAGCCCCTTGCCATACATCGCGCCTATCCTTACCGCCGCACGTGCGATTGCCAAGACCCTGACGGGCGAAGATACTGCGATCGACCTGAAACATTCACCGGTGATCGTCAAGACCCCGAGCTACCCGCTGGCGCTGGTGCCGCCGCCGTCACATGCGGTGGCGGCCGGACGCTGGGAAACTGAAGTGGATGGCGCGACTACCGTCTGCCGCTTCTTTGATGCGCAGGGGGTGATGGTGGGTTTTGGGGTAGCGCCGCAAGAAGCGAAAATCAGGCAGGCCCTGATGGCGGCCTTGGGCACTACCGCTTAA